The following are from one region of the Geoalkalibacter subterraneus genome:
- a CDS encoding YdbL family protein: protein MRKSFFWAMFGMLVAVSCVTINIYFPAEDVRQAAERIVDEVYGTPGAPGAERSPAQDAPVGPGSFLQQLFGARSAYAQQDIDISTPEIRAIRAAMTERGAELAPFLDSGHIGIGQDGLLAVRSPDGLELKERARVNRLVADENADRLRLYAEIARANGFADKADEVQQIFAQSWREKARPGWYLQQSDGSWQQR from the coding sequence ATGAGAAAATCCTTTTTTTGGGCGATGTTCGGGATGCTTGTGGCGGTATCCTGTGTCACGATCAATATCTATTTCCCGGCGGAGGATGTGCGGCAGGCGGCGGAGCGGATCGTGGACGAGGTGTACGGTACTCCAGGGGCACCCGGTGCGGAAAGGTCCCCTGCGCAGGACGCGCCAGTCGGACCCGGGAGCTTTCTGCAGCAGCTGTTCGGGGCGCGAAGCGCCTATGCGCAGCAGGATATCGATATCAGCACGCCGGAGATTCGCGCCATTCGTGCGGCCATGACCGAGCGTGGCGCCGAATTGGCGCCCTTCCTTGACTCCGGGCATATCGGAATCGGGCAGGATGGTTTGTTGGCAGTGCGGTCTCCCGATGGTCTGGAATTGAAGGAGCGGGCACGGGTCAACCGGCTGGTGGCTGATGAAAACGCCGACCGTTTGCGGCTCTATGCCGAGATTGCCCGCGCCAACGGTTTTGCCGATAAAGCTGACGAAGTCCAGCAGATTTTTGCCCAGAGCTGGCGTGAGAAGGCGCGCCCCGGCTGGTACCTGCAGCAGTCTGACGGCAGCTGGCAGCAAAGGTGA
- a CDS encoding type II secretion system protein has protein sequence MKSCLSSPLHPLRNQRGAMLIVVLVAVVVMGLGAALAGTSWKTITQRAREQQLLWVGQQYQRAIESYYNADFRGGSQPRAFQPPGREKTSSGTGMLPSRLEDLVRDPRSAGVVRHLRSIYPDPMTGEPFVLIKDQGGRIRGVRSSSDEKPFQTDNFPAGLEAFSGAERYSQWDFIYETPQNAVQPGGVNFDTGSIPGSGSSLPGTNPRGDDTPGPARE, from the coding sequence ATGAAGTCTTGTCTCAGTTCTCCGTTGCACCCCCTGCGCAATCAGCGCGGCGCCATGTTGATTGTCGTGCTGGTTGCGGTGGTCGTAATGGGTCTGGGGGCGGCCCTGGCCGGTACCAGCTGGAAAACCATCACCCAGCGGGCGCGCGAACAGCAGTTGCTCTGGGTCGGCCAGCAGTATCAGCGCGCCATTGAAAGTTATTATAATGCCGATTTCCGCGGGGGATCCCAGCCTCGTGCGTTCCAACCCCCGGGGCGTGAAAAAACCTCCAGCGGTACCGGAATGCTGCCCAGCCGCCTCGAGGATCTTGTGCGTGACCCGCGTTCTGCCGGCGTGGTGCGTCATCTTCGCAGCATCTATCCCGACCCCATGACCGGCGAGCCCTTTGTGCTGATCAAGGATCAGGGCGGTCGTATCCGTGGGGTGCGCAGCTCCAGTGACGAAAAACCGTTTCAAACGGACAATTTTCCGGCAGGGCTGGAAGCTTTTTCCGGAGCTGAACGCTACTCCCAGTGGGACTTTATCTACGAAACTCCGCAGAACGCCGTTCAGCCGGGCGGAGTCAATTTCGACACCGGCTCCATCCCCGGTTCCGGATCCTCTCTCCCCGGGACCAACCCTCGCGGCGACGATACCCCGGGTCCGGCGCGCGAGTAG
- a CDS encoding response regulator, whose amino-acid sequence MSRQFLVINHSSTLRKIVRTQIRATLNDTVVLEAEQADEALRMIRDRQCHTALFLWDQALPQNRELLEKLAELPEDQRVPTLVMTTDVRSETLDLFRQTGINEHLPWPCPSETLAETLNRICNPVSLRRDKRHAFSHANFLLEQRGHAFEGTLVNASLGGLLGEMPYSDNFNWSLPATASINLTVDGDSYIAPHLYCAVVQVTVIRRYPDFSPKMLRISFNFLQIPETSRQTLERAFERAEAAQDPGENLYAEKITAN is encoded by the coding sequence ATGAGCCGACAATTTCTCGTTATCAACCACTCTTCAACCCTGCGCAAGATCGTCCGCACCCAGATCCGTGCCACCCTCAACGACACGGTGGTTCTCGAGGCTGAACAGGCGGACGAAGCTCTGCGCATGATCCGGGACCGGCAATGCCACACGGCCCTCTTCCTTTGGGATCAGGCGTTGCCGCAGAATCGTGAACTGCTGGAGAAGCTGGCGGAACTGCCGGAAGATCAGCGGGTGCCGACACTGGTCATGACAACGGACGTGCGCAGCGAAACCCTCGACCTCTTCAGGCAGACCGGCATCAATGAACACCTGCCATGGCCCTGCCCTTCGGAAACACTGGCAGAGACACTCAACCGCATCTGCAACCCGGTCTCTTTACGCCGCGACAAACGCCACGCCTTCTCCCACGCCAATTTTCTTCTCGAACAGCGCGGCCACGCTTTTGAAGGAACCCTCGTCAATGCCAGCCTCGGCGGACTGCTGGGTGAGATGCCTTACAGCGACAATTTCAACTGGTCGCTGCCCGCCACCGCCAGCATCAACCTGACCGTGGATGGCGACAGTTATATCGCGCCCCATCTCTATTGCGCGGTGGTCCAGGTGACCGTCATTCGGCGCTACCCGGACTTTTCCCCCAAGATGCTGCGGATTTCTTTCAACTTCCTGCAGATCCCGGAAACCTCCCGCCAAACTCTCGAGCGGGCCTTCGAGCGTGCCGAAGCGGCACAGGATCCTGGAGAGAACCTGTACGCAGAGAAGATCACCGCAAACTGA